CGCGGCCTTCGAAAATCGTCTGGACGATCGTCAGGATCTGGTTGATGACCCAGTAGATCAGGCCGACCATCAGGAACATCTCCATGTACCGGAAGGTCGACGCGCCGACCTGGTCGGCCACGCGGGTGAGCTCGACGACGGTGATCGTGGACGCCAGCGACGTGTCCTTGATCAGCGCGATCATGCGGCTGCCGACGGGCGGGATGGCGATGCGCAGCCCTTGCGGCAGGATCACACGCCACATCATCTTCCAGTAGTTCATGCCGAGCGAATGCGCGGCCTCCCACTGGCCGCGATCGACCGCATTGATCCCGGAGCGGAAGTTCTCGCTGAGATACGCCGCCGAAAAGAGCGTCAGCGCGAGCAGCGCGGCCGGCACCGGTTCGAGCGTGATGCCGTAGCGCGGCAGGCCGAAGTAGATCAGCAGGATCTGCACGAGCAGCGGCGTGCCGCGAAACACGGACACGTAAGCGAACGCGATGCCGCGCAACGACCGGATCGACGAGACCCGCGCGAGCGCGACGGCGAGCCCCAGTGCCGAGCCGAGCGCGAACGACGAGAGGCCGAGGAACACGGTCATCGTCACCGCGCTTTCGAGCAGCGGCAGCGAACGCACGAAGAGATCGAACATGCGTTACTCCTTCTGCGCTTTCGCCTTCGCGATGGTGCCGACCATGTCGTAGTCCGCGCCGACCCAGCGTTTCGCGAGCCGCTCGAGCGTGCCGTCGGCCGTCATGTCGTCGATGGCCTTGTCCACCGCGGCGAGGAGCGCCGGTTGCCCCTTCACGAGCGCGGGCGCGGAAAGCTGGTAGATCAGCGGCTCGCCGACTTCCTTGACCGGCAGGTGATTCACGTTCGCGTATTTCATCCCGCCGAAGTGGGAGATGATGACCGCGTCGAGGCGGCCGCTGCCGAGATCGTTGAACACGAGGCCGCCGTTGTCGTACGCGCGGATATCGGAATCCTTCAGGTGCGCGCGTGCCCATGCCTCGTTCGACGAGCCGGTGGTCACGCCGACGCGCTTGCCCTTCAGGTCCGCCTGCCCGTGCACGCTCGTGTTGTCGGACCGTACGAAGATGCGGAAGTCCTCGACGCCGTAGGGTTTCGCGAAATCGACCTGCTTGCTGCGTTCGGCCGTCGGCGTCAGGTCGTTCATCACCAGATCGTATTTCCCGGACTTGAGCCCTTCGACGAAGTTCTTGAACGAGTCGGCGACGAACACGATCTGCTTCACGCCGATGCGTTTCGCGACTTCGCGCGCGACTTCGACGTCGTAGCCGGCCGGCTGGTTGCGATCGTCGAGCAGGCTCCACGGCGGGCTGCTCTGCGTGTTCGCGACCCGCAACGCGCCATTGGCGCGCGCGGCCGCGAGAAGATCCGTTGCGCCGGCCTGGGCGCTGGTGAAGGCCAGCGCGCCCGCCATTCCGAGCGCGGCCAGGCATCGGGCCATGACGATAGAGGTCTGCGTTTTCATCGTGTGTTCTTCCGTTTCGGTTGATCGGGCGCAACGGCGGCGTTACGCCGCGCGTGCCTTGGCGTCGGCGAATGCCGCGAGGCCGGCGTGGAGATCGTCGAGCAGCACATCGGGCGCTTCGAGCCCGATCGACAGGCGGATGATCGGCTGGTCGGTCAGCGGGAATGCGCGCTGCGCCTGCAGCGGCGCCGGGTAGTACGCGGCGAGGCTGTGCACGCCGCCCCAGCTCGCGCCGATCGCGAAGACGCGCAGCGCATCGAAGAACGCCGTGAACGCGGCCTCCGGCGCGGGTTCGAGCATCAGCGAGAACAGGCAGCCGTTGCCGGAGAAATCGCGCTTCCAGATCGCGTGGCCCGCGTCGGACGGGAGCGCCGGAAACAGCACCTTGCGAACGGCCGGGTGCGCTTCGAGTTGCTGCGCGACATGCAGCGCGGCCGCGCTCTGCGCATCGAAGCGCACCTTCAGCGTTTCGAGGCCGCGCAACACGAGGAAGCAGTCGTCGGGGCTGGCCTGCTGGCCGAGGATGCTCTGCGTCTCGCGCAAGGTCTCGTAGTACGCGAAGTCGTTCATGCTGATCGCGCCGAGCAGCAGGTCGGAGTGGCCGCCGAACAGCTTGGTGGCCGCTTCGACGCTCAGGTCCACGCCGTGTTCGAGCGGACGAAACGCGAGCGGGCTGGCCCACGTGTTGTCCATCATCGTCATCACGCCGTGGCGGCGCGCGACCGCGACGATCGCGGGAATGTCCGGCATTTCCATCGTCACCGTGCCCGGCGACTCCATGCAGATCATGCGCGTGTTCGGCTTCACGTACTGCTCGATGCGCGCGCCGATCGCCGGTTCGTACAGCTCGACTTCGACGTCGAACATCGCGAGCCATTTCTGCGCGAAGGTCTTGAGCGCGCCGTAGCAGGCGGCGGAAACGAGCAGGTGATCGCCGCCGCGCACGAAGCCCATCACGGCGGTCATCAGCGCGGCCTGCCCGGACGGCGCCAGCACGCAGTGCGCGCCGCCTTCGAGCGCGGCGATGCGGCGCTCCAGTTCGCGCGCCGTCGGCGTGCCGGTGATGCCGTAGCTGTAGCCGTCGGGCTGGCGCTCCTTGCGGCGGGCGAATTCGTCGAGCGAATCGAACACGACGGTCGATGCGCGCATCACAGCCGGCGACAGGCTGCGGAACGGTTGCGGGGGGAACGGCGTGGTCGTGGTCATGGTTCGGGTGCGTGCTCCGTGGCGGGCTGATTGGATGACGTGCAGTTTTACTTTCGCGTCCGTTTGCAGCAACATCGGAAATAATTAGGTTGATAAGCCGGGGTTATAGGTGAGCGTGCGCGATATCGAGGTGTTCCGGGCGGTGATGAACGCCGGAAGTACGAGCAAGGCGGCCGGCGTGCTGGAGATTTCGCAGCCGGCGGTGAGCCAGTCGATCCGGCGGCTCGAGAGCATGGCGGGGTTCCGCCTGTTCGAACGCGTGCGCAGCCGTCTCGTGCCGACGCAGGAGGCCGTTGCGCTGATGCGCGACGTCGATCGCTACTTTCTCGGCTTCGAGGTGATCGAGCACCGGATTCGCAGCCTGCGTTCCTATGGATTGGGGCGGCTCGCGATCGCGTCGCTGCCCGCGCTCGGCACCGCCTTCCTGCCGCGCGTGATTGCATCGTTCGACGCGGCGGCGCGCGATGTCCAGATTTCGCTGCAGGTGATGAGCTCCCGCGAGGTGCACGAGAAGGTGTCGGCCGGGCAGGTGGATTTCGGCTTGATGTCCGACGAGATGTCGATGGCCGGGCTCGAACACTCGGCGTTCGTCACGATGCCCGGCGTCGCGGTGATGAATGCGGCGCACCCGCTCGCCGCCAGGAGCGTGATCCGGGCCGACGATCTTTCGCAGACGGCCTTCATCGCGCTGAACCCGGAGGACAGCACGCGGCTGCGGCTCGAAACGCAGTTGCGCGGGCTCGGCGTCGTGCTGAAGCCGCTGGTCGAGACGCCGTACTCGCATACCGTGTGCGAACTCGCGCTCGCCGGGGTGGGCGTGGGCTTCGCGCATCCGCTCGTGGCGCTGGACTTCGTGTCGCGCGGGCTCGTCGTGCGGCCGTTCGATGTCGATGTCGCGTTTACGGGCGTGCTGGTGTTTCGTCCGGGCACGCCGATGTCGGAGAACGCGCGGGTGTTTCTCCAGCACATGCGGATCCAGCTGGAGGCCGATAAAAATGCGCTCGGGGCGCTGTTCGGCAGGAAAGGCAAGGCGAAGGATTCGCGGGGGGCGTAGGGTGGCGCGGGCTCCGGTGCCGTCGCGCACGCGATCGGGACGCTCGCCGGATAATGGGCGCTCCCGCATTTGCGTCGAGACGAAGGAGCATTGACATGCAATACGAGTTGACGACGTTGTCGTGTCCGCTGCTGGAGCAGGATGCCGTCTCCGCCGGCGCCCATCGATGGGTATCGGATGCGAGCGCCACGGGCCGCCTTTTTGGGGCATGGCGCTCGGAGATCGGCGAGCTGGGGCGGATCGTCGTGCTGCGCGGCTTCGCGCATCCCGACGAACTGCAGCAGGAACGCCGACGCGCGTTGATGAGCGACGGGCCGTTCAATCTCGGCGGCCGCGACGTCGGCATCACGATGGAAAGCCACACGCTGTTCCCGTTCCTGCCCGAGATCGCGCCGATGAAGCTGGGCCGCTTCTACGAGATGCGCCGCTACTGGCTCAAACCGGCGGGGCTGGCGCCGACGATCGCTGCGTGGGAGCAAGCGGTCGGTCCTGCCGAAGCCTATACGTCCCACCTCGTCGCCAATATGTACGCGATCGACGGCCCGCCGCGCATCACGCATATCTGGGGATTCGCGAGCCTCGAGGAGCGCATGGCGTTACGGGCACGCCACTACGCCGAAGGGCTGTGGCCGCCCAAGGGCGGCCCGCAGCAGATCGAGCGCGCGACTTCGACGATTTGCCTGCCAGAAGCGTGGTCGCCGCTGTGCTGAAACGCGCCGGGCGCTGTCCGGCAATGCAGGGCCGCCCGTTCGTCTCAGATGTGTAATGCCGGCCCGGCACCGGATTGCGGCGCCGGGATGCTGACGCACAGCGCGATCAGCAACGCCGCGAGCAGCATCACGACCCCGCCCGCGACGAAGACGCCGGTGATGCCGCTGAAGCTGAACATCGCACCGCCCGCGGCGGCGCCTGCCGCAATGGACGACTGCACCGACGCGACGACCATGCCGCCGGCACTTTCCGCCTGGTCGGGCACCGCGCGCGTCACCCAGTTCGACCACGCCACCGGCACGCCGCCGAACGCCATGCCCCAGAACGCGACCAGCACCGCTTGCCCGGCGACGGACGCCGGCAGCAGCACCAGCGCGAACGCCGCGATGCCGACGAGGCAGGGCATCAGCGCCAGCGTCGCGCGCAGGCTGCGCTCCATCAGGAATCCGGCGAGCAGCGTGCCGGCGAAGTTCGCGACGCCGAACCCGAGCAACATGAGCGCCAGTCCGTCCGGGCCGACGCCTGCGGTGCTTTCCAGAAACGGGCGGATATAGGTGAACAACGCGAAATGACCGGTGTGCGCGAGGACGCAACCGAGCATGCCGATGGCGACACCCGGGCTCAGCAGCACCTGCAGCACCGTTTTCAGCCGCACGGTTCCGCGCGGCGCCATCCGCGGCAGCGTGAACCACTGGAAGAGCAGCGTAACCGCGCCGACCGCCGCCGCCGCGACGAACGCACTGCGCCACCCGTACAACCCGCCCAGATAGCTGCCGAGCGGCACGGCGACGACCGTGCCGACCGCGATGCCGCTGAAGATGATCGACAGCGCGCGCGGCAGCAGCGCCGGCGGCACGAGACGCATCGCGACGGCCGCGGCCATGCTCCAGAAGCCGCCCAGCGCGATGCCCAGCAGGATCCGCATCGCCAGCAGCATCGCCAGGCTCGACGAGAGCGCCACCAGCAGGTTCGACGCGATCATCAGCGTGCTGAAACCGAGCAGCACCGTGCGCCGGTCGAATCCGCGCGTGAGGCCCGGCACCAGCAATCCGGCAAACAGCGCGACCACGGCCGTGACCGTCACCGCCTGACCGGCCAGGGCTTCCGATACGTGCAATCCGGCGGCCATCGGCGTCAGCAGGCTGGCCGGCAGGTACTCGGCCGTCAACAGCCCGAACACCCCCATCGCCAGCGAGAACACGGCCGTCCAGGCCGGCTCGGTTTTTATCGCGCCGTCACGGCCGGCGTCGGGCACAACGTTGCTCACACAATCGCTCATGACAAGACATCCCTCGGGAAATGAAATCCAGCCCGAGTCTAGGTGCGAATGTCAGGATGATCTATGATAGAAAGCCTTGAATTTTTACCCAAAACCCCGAAGATGGTCTTGCCCGATCCTTTCGCGTTGTCGTCCGATCTCATCAGCGAACTGCTGACCGGCATGCGCCTGCGGGGCGTCCAGTACCGGCGCATCGAAGCCGGGCCCGCGTTCGGTCTGGGCTTCGATACGCGGCCCGGGCACGCGTACTTCCACTTCCTTGCGGTCGGCTCCGCGGTGCTGCGCACCGACGACGGCACGTTGCACGCGTTGTCGGCCGGTAACGCCGTGTTCATGCCGAGAGGCGAAGCGCATCAACTGCTGTCCGCCGCCGGTCACCCCGTTCGCGATATCGACACGTTCGACGCAGCCCCGCTCGGCGATACGGTCAGCGCGGTGAACGCGTGCCCGAGCAAGAGCGTGACGCCAGGCTCCATCCTCTTCTCCGGCTGCATGGAGTTCGATCTCGGCGGCATGCAGGGCCTGGGCCGGTTGATGCCGGGCGTGATGGTGGTCGACGCGATGGGCAAACGCTATCCGGGGCTCATGCCGATCCTCGCGTCGATGAAGGCCGAAATCTGCTCCGGGCGCATCGGCTTCGCGGGCATCCTCGCCCGTCTCGCCGACGTGGTCGCGGCGATGCTCGTGCGCGGCTGGGTCGAATGCGGTTGCGACAACGCGTCCGGCCTGGTGGCCGCGCTGCGCGACCCCCGGCTGGCGCGGGCCATCCTGGCGCTGCATCGGCAGCCCTGTCGCGAGTGGAGCGTGTCGGAGCTGGCGGCGGAATGCCATATCTCGCGCTCCGTTTTCGCGGAGCGCTTTCAGGCCACCATCGGCATACCGCCGCTGCGTTATGCGACCGAGCTGCGGATGCGGCTGGCGAGCCAGTGGCTGACGCATGACAGGCTGCCGATCGAAACCGTGGCGCTGCGACTGGGGTATGCGTCGCAGGCCGCGTTCAGCCGCGCGTTCAAGCGCGTGATCGGCAAGCCGCCGGGGGCCAGCCGGCAGGCCGGGGTGTAGCGGGCCTGGGAGGAGGGCGTCTGCGCGCAGTCATGCGCATGTTCCGCGCCGTGATCGAAATTGCGA
The sequence above is drawn from the Burkholderia stabilis genome and encodes:
- a CDS encoding amino acid ABC transporter permease, with product MFDLFVRSLPLLESAVTMTVFLGLSSFALGSALGLAVALARVSSIRSLRGIAFAYVSVFRGTPLLVQILLIYFGLPRYGITLEPVPAALLALTLFSAAYLSENFRSGINAVDRGQWEAAHSLGMNYWKMMWRVILPQGLRIAIPPVGSRMIALIKDTSLASTITVVELTRVADQVGASTFRYMEMFLMVGLIYWVINQILTIVQTIFEGRVSRRFQ
- a CDS encoding ABC transporter substrate-binding protein, whose product is MKTQTSIVMARCLAALGMAGALAFTSAQAGATDLLAAARANGALRVANTQSSPPWSLLDDRNQPAGYDVEVAREVAKRIGVKQIVFVADSFKNFVEGLKSGKYDLVMNDLTPTAERSKQVDFAKPYGVEDFRIFVRSDNTSVHGQADLKGKRVGVTTGSSNEAWARAHLKDSDIRAYDNGGLVFNDLGSGRLDAVIISHFGGMKYANVNHLPVKEVGEPLIYQLSAPALVKGQPALLAAVDKAIDDMTADGTLERLAKRWVGADYDMVGTIAKAKAQKE
- the metC gene encoding cystathionine beta-lyase: MTTTTPFPPQPFRSLSPAVMRASTVVFDSLDEFARRKERQPDGYSYGITGTPTARELERRIAALEGGAHCVLAPSGQAALMTAVMGFVRGGDHLLVSAACYGALKTFAQKWLAMFDVEVELYEPAIGARIEQYVKPNTRMICMESPGTVTMEMPDIPAIVAVARRHGVMTMMDNTWASPLAFRPLEHGVDLSVEAATKLFGGHSDLLLGAISMNDFAYYETLRETQSILGQQASPDDCFLVLRGLETLKVRFDAQSAAALHVAQQLEAHPAVRKVLFPALPSDAGHAIWKRDFSGNGCLFSLMLEPAPEAAFTAFFDALRVFAIGASWGGVHSLAAYYPAPLQAQRAFPLTDQPIIRLSIGLEAPDVLLDDLHAGLAAFADAKARAA
- a CDS encoding LysR substrate-binding domain-containing protein; the protein is MSVRDIEVFRAVMNAGSTSKAAGVLEISQPAVSQSIRRLESMAGFRLFERVRSRLVPTQEAVALMRDVDRYFLGFEVIEHRIRSLRSYGLGRLAIASLPALGTAFLPRVIASFDAAARDVQISLQVMSSREVHEKVSAGQVDFGLMSDEMSMAGLEHSAFVTMPGVAVMNAAHPLAARSVIRADDLSQTAFIALNPEDSTRLRLETQLRGLGVVLKPLVETPYSHTVCELALAGVGVGFAHPLVALDFVSRGLVVRPFDVDVAFTGVLVFRPGTPMSENARVFLQHMRIQLEADKNALGALFGRKGKAKDSRGA
- a CDS encoding NIPSNAP family protein; the protein is MQYELTTLSCPLLEQDAVSAGAHRWVSDASATGRLFGAWRSEIGELGRIVVLRGFAHPDELQQERRRALMSDGPFNLGGRDVGITMESHTLFPFLPEIAPMKLGRFYEMRRYWLKPAGLAPTIAAWEQAVGPAEAYTSHLVANMYAIDGPPRITHIWGFASLEERMALRARHYAEGLWPPKGGPQQIERATSTICLPEAWSPLC
- a CDS encoding MFS transporter, which translates into the protein MSNVVPDAGRDGAIKTEPAWTAVFSLAMGVFGLLTAEYLPASLLTPMAAGLHVSEALAGQAVTVTAVVALFAGLLVPGLTRGFDRRTVLLGFSTLMIASNLLVALSSSLAMLLAMRILLGIALGGFWSMAAAVAMRLVPPALLPRALSIIFSGIAVGTVVAVPLGSYLGGLYGWRSAFVAAAAVGAVTLLFQWFTLPRMAPRGTVRLKTVLQVLLSPGVAIGMLGCVLAHTGHFALFTYIRPFLESTAGVGPDGLALMLLGFGVANFAGTLLAGFLMERSLRATLALMPCLVGIAAFALVLLPASVAGQAVLVAFWGMAFGGVPVAWSNWVTRAVPDQAESAGGMVVASVQSSIAAGAAAGGAMFSFSGITGVFVAGGVVMLLAALLIALCVSIPAPQSGAGPALHI
- a CDS encoding AraC family transcriptional regulator; the encoded protein is MVLPDPFALSSDLISELLTGMRLRGVQYRRIEAGPAFGLGFDTRPGHAYFHFLAVGSAVLRTDDGTLHALSAGNAVFMPRGEAHQLLSAAGHPVRDIDTFDAAPLGDTVSAVNACPSKSVTPGSILFSGCMEFDLGGMQGLGRLMPGVMVVDAMGKRYPGLMPILASMKAEICSGRIGFAGILARLADVVAAMLVRGWVECGCDNASGLVAALRDPRLARAILALHRQPCREWSVSELAAECHISRSVFAERFQATIGIPPLRYATELRMRLASQWLTHDRLPIETVALRLGYASQAAFSRAFKRVIGKPPGASRQAGV